CTATACGATCATGGCGATCATCGTGCCTTTCGCCTCGTCCAGGACATCGTGCATCCTCCGGTGTCTCAGATCCCTGTTCGGCTTTACCGGGATACGGCGAAAACGATTCTACACGTTCATGGCATCTCCAAAGATACCATGGAAACGATTGTGGCAGACGCTGTGGAAAATGATTCCCCAACCACTGACCGGCGGGCGGCTGTTGCTGGCACTGGATGACTATGTCAACCCCAAAACGGGCAAGAAAATCTTCGGATGCGAAAAGATATTCGATCATGCTGCCAAACAGAATCAGTCGAAATATCCGTGGGCACAGAATGTCGTTACCGTGGGACTGCTGAAGATCGTCAAGGGACGATGGGCGTGCCTGCCCTTGAGCTACCGCTTCTATCACCTGAAAAAGAGCATTGCCCGCATGCATCGCCAAGGCGGGCCGAAATTGGCGTTTACCAGCAAGATGGCCATGGCTGTCGACATGATCACAGATGTTGCCGGGGTCTTTGGTCGAAAGCGGATCATCGTCACCACCGATTCCTGGTTCGGTAACAATGGCTTGTGGAAGCCGCTGCATGATCGACTGGGAATATGGATTGACATGATTTCCCGGCTCAGATCGAACAGCAATCTGTTCGATCTGCCCGGTCCGCATGTCAGCAGTCGGGTGGGGCGGCCCCGAAAATACGGCCGGAAATTGGGCAATGCGGCGTCGATGGCTGCGTATTACAGATCTCTGGCACAGGAATACACCGTCAATTTGTATGGCCGCGACAGGACCATCTTGGCCTATGAGCGTGTGGTCATGCTCAAAACGATGCGCTGTGCCGTCAAAGTGGTTTGGGTTTATCGACAAACCCAGTGGGTGGCTTTTTTCTCAACCGACATGTCCCTGTCCGTTCGACAGATCGTTGAGTATTATGGTGCCCGCTGGAAAATCGAAGCCCTGTTCAAAGAACTGAAACGCGACATCGGCAGTGCCGAAACGCAAACCCGTCATCCGCAGGCGGTCGGCAACCACCTGCACTTTTGCATGCTGGCGACCACCGTCGCCTGGATCTATGCAAGTCGGGCCGAGAAGACACCAACCCGTCGATATGCAGTTGATGGCCGGAGCCATTTTGCCTTCTCGGACGTTCGCCGATCGATAGCCAAAGCCGCCATGGACGATAATTTTCGTAGGCTTTTCCCTGGCCCACGTATATCCGTCATAAATTCACTGGTGGACGTACTGCTGCACATGGCGGCGTGATGCTTTATAGGAAACTTTAGTAAAAATTTCAGAGGGCGAATTTAATATTGTTCAACACAATCTTGGAAATAAATATTGCTACTATGTTGGCCCATATAGGGGCGAAGATAGGTATGCAATAAATATGAGCGAATGCCTAAATTTACAAGAACAATACGAGCAAGAAGCTATAGACACGAAACGTCATAATGTGAGCCTGCGTTTGGCAGTTTTGTTAACAGCATTGGGAGCAATTTTAGGTGTGGCACTGACAATTTTGTTAACATAGATATCGGCTTTGCCGAACCGCGGCCTTCAGGCGACTCGGTTCCCTCGCGCCTGAGGCCGGACATTGTTTTTTAAAGAGGAAAACACGACTCTATTGAGTGCAGCCGACTGCTCCAGTCGCTGCACTCCTTATGTGTTCGGCTGAAGCGAGCCGTGAACCAGAAAAAAATATGATCAGCAAGCTTAAAACAGAAGAAATAAATGATATTTTAGATATTTGGCTAAAGGCGTCGATAAGGGCACATGGCTTTATTGATGAAGCGTTCTGGGAATCAAAATTAGATGATATGCGCACAATCTATATCCCATCTTCTGAAACTTATGTTTTTAAAGAAAATGAAGTTATAAAGGGTTTTTTCTCTCTTCATGGTGATACGCTTGCAGCCATGTTCGTCTCTCCGGAGTTTCAGGGTAAAGGTGTCGGCTATAAATTAATGGGTAAAGCCAAAACCTTGAGAGATAGATTGGAATTGACTGTATATCAGGAAAATCAGAAGGGTATTGATTTTTATATAAAATGCGGATTTCAAGCCATAAAAGAAAAAGTTGATGAGCATACTGGTCATGTTGAGACCCTAATGAAGTTCAGCTCATAGCATCGCGCTGGTGACCGTGCCCCGGCTGTTGTGGTAAGAATCGAGAAGAAAGAGTATCATCAACATGGATGTCGTTTGTTCAAAAGCAACAGATTTTGACGCGTGGATTTCACTTGCAAGGGAAGTCGAACCACTGTTCGGCCCAATGGCTGATGAGAAGGATTTCCAGGAAGCTTTAAGAAAAGCCATTTCTTTGAGAACAGCATTTTGCATCTATTCAGAACCGAATGGAGGCAAAAAGGACTTGATCGGTGGCGTTGTAATTTCTAAAGATGCAAATGAAATCGCATGGCTCGCAGTATCGCAACAATATCGCGGAAAAGGTTACGGTCGAAAATTAATCGAATATGCGATTAGCAAGCTGAACCCGGAGGAAAACATATTTGTTCAGACCTTCGATAAATCGATTCCTGAAGGAAAGTCTGCAAGAAATTTATATTTGGACTTCGGTTTTGTTGATTTCAAAGATGGTGGACTCAATCCCGCAGGGGTGCCTACCGTACTAATGCGATTAT
This window of the uncultured Desulfosarcina sp. genome carries:
- a CDS encoding transposase encodes the protein MFILHDILEKLKNEFPQSRKGQERGIWFTYTIMAIIVPFASSRTSCILRCLRSLFGFTGIRRKRFYTFMASPKIPWKRLWQTLWKMIPQPLTGGRLLLALDDYVNPKTGKKIFGCEKIFDHAAKQNQSKYPWAQNVVTVGLLKIVKGRWACLPLSYRFYHLKKSIARMHRQGGPKLAFTSKMAMAVDMITDVAGVFGRKRIIVTTDSWFGNNGLWKPLHDRLGIWIDMISRLRSNSNLFDLPGPHVSSRVGRPRKYGRKLGNAASMAAYYRSLAQEYTVNLYGRDRTILAYERVVMLKTMRCAVKVVWVYRQTQWVAFFSTDMSLSVRQIVEYYGARWKIEALFKELKRDIGSAETQTRHPQAVGNHLHFCMLATTVAWIYASRAEKTPTRRYAVDGRSHFAFSDVRRSIAKAAMDDNFRRLFPGPRISVINSLVDVLLHMAA
- a CDS encoding GNAT family N-acetyltransferase, with the protein product MQPTAPVAALLMCSAEASREPEKNMISKLKTEEINDILDIWLKASIRAHGFIDEAFWESKLDDMRTIYIPSSETYVFKENEVIKGFFSLHGDTLAAMFVSPEFQGKGVGYKLMGKAKTLRDRLELTVYQENQKGIDFYIKCGFQAIKEKVDEHTGHVETLMKFSS
- a CDS encoding GNAT family N-acetyltransferase, whose amino-acid sequence is MDVVCSKATDFDAWISLAREVEPLFGPMADEKDFQEALRKAISLRTAFCIYSEPNGGKKDLIGGVVISKDANEIAWLAVSQQYRGKGYGRKLIEYAISKLNPEENIFVQTFDKSIPEGKSARNLYLDFGFVDFKDGGLNPAGVPTVLMRLYESASSAKE